A genomic window from Daphnia carinata strain CSIRO-1 chromosome 9, CSIRO_AGI_Dcar_HiC_V3, whole genome shotgun sequence includes:
- the LOC130700802 gene encoding discoidin domain-containing receptor 2-like translates to MTQGDQRGAGWQFYDASYDGICGSFLCQGLGQLTDGKLGPDNFKASYYDQDRGWVGWRNDSRNGQPVDIVFEFDTVRDFTSLSIFANNQFTKDVQIFSEMQVHFSVGGQIYPGEPIIFRPPEDRIFENSRNISVKLHHRVGRCVKLRLSFPAAPARWILISEVSFRSEVAARNYKTEVDGSPVTPPAAAPIPPVSNLPLPPSGHEVGINAGSQDQVNGNEHDQIFFFKA, encoded by the exons ATGACGCAGGGAGATCAACGAGGAGCCGGTTGGCAATTCTACGATGCCTCTTACGACGGCATCTGCGGCTCTTTCCTGTGCCAGGGACTCGGCCAGTTGACAGACGGCAAACTCGGTCCCGACAATTTCAAAGCCAGTTATTACGACCAAGATCGAG GCTGGGTCGGGTGGCGTAACGACTCGCGCAACGGCCAGCCCGTCGATATCGTTTTCGAGTTCGATACGGTGCGCGATTTCACTTCGCTGAGCATCTTCGCCAATAACCAGTTCACCAAAGATGTCCAG ATCTTCTCCGAAATGCAAGTGCATTTCAGCGTTGGCGGACAAATCTACCCGGGCGAGCCGATTATCTTCCGTCCGCCAGAGGACCGAATTTTCGAGAATTCACGGAACATCAGCGTTAAGCTTCACCACCGAGTCGGACGCTGCGTCAAACTGCGTTTGTCTTTCCCGGCTGCTCCGGCTCGCTGGATTCTCATCAGCGAGGTCTCTTTCCGCTCCGAAGTGGCCGCCAGAAATTACAAGACCGAAGTGGATGGCAGTCCCGTCACTCCACCAGCCGCCGCACCCATTCCGCCCGTCTCCAATTTGCCACTCCCGCCAAGTGGTCACGAAGTCGGCATCAACGCCGGCTCGCAGGATCAAGTCAACGGTAACGAACAcgatcaaatctttttttttaaggcgtAG